In a single window of the Leptospira sanjuanensis genome:
- the nrfD gene encoding NrfD/PsrC family molybdoenzyme membrane anchor subunit produces the protein MSNAVKEALDIQPLVTGGKSVRDVTEDILRPVEAFPTSLWWKAFLLVLTITVIDLGIIGYLMWEGLYILGINNPVAWGFFIVNFVFWIGIGHAGTLISAVLYLFRQEWRTGINRAAEAMTIFAVLTAASNLIIHIGRPWVGFWLFPYPNERGPLWVNFRSPLIWDTFAVSTYLTISLVFWYIGLIPDIAAVRDRSQGEMKRKIYDILSLGWVGSNKAWSHLEMVAMILAALSTPLVLSVHTIVSFDFAVSILPGWHTTIFPPYFVAGAIFSGFAMVVTLMVIAREVFNLKDYITMKHLENMNKVIMVTGLIVGLAYSTEFFMAWYSGNEYEGFTFVNRAFGPYGWAYFIMFSCNVFSPQVFWWKKLRTNIPVMFVISIIVNIGMWFERYVIVMTTHADFLPSSWDMYIPTVYDFMMLIGTFGIFFTLFLLFCRIMPVIAVAEVKTVMPHKDGGHH, from the coding sequence ATGTCCAACGCAGTCAAAGAAGCCCTGGATATCCAGCCTCTCGTAACCGGCGGTAAGTCGGTTCGGGACGTTACCGAGGATATCTTAAGACCGGTCGAAGCGTTCCCCACTTCTTTGTGGTGGAAGGCTTTCCTTCTGGTTCTTACCATTACCGTGATCGACTTAGGTATCATCGGATACCTGATGTGGGAAGGTCTCTACATCCTCGGGATCAACAATCCCGTGGCTTGGGGATTTTTCATCGTAAACTTCGTATTCTGGATCGGTATCGGTCACGCCGGAACCCTGATCTCGGCCGTTCTTTATCTGTTCCGCCAGGAATGGAGAACCGGGATCAACCGCGCCGCAGAAGCGATGACCATCTTCGCCGTATTAACCGCCGCTTCCAACCTGATCATCCACATCGGAAGACCTTGGGTGGGATTCTGGTTGTTCCCTTATCCGAACGAAAGAGGACCACTTTGGGTAAACTTCCGTTCTCCTTTGATTTGGGATACGTTCGCGGTTTCGACTTACTTAACGATCTCTCTCGTGTTCTGGTATATCGGTTTGATTCCGGATATCGCGGCCGTAAGAGACCGTTCCCAAGGAGAAATGAAACGTAAGATCTACGACATTCTTTCCTTAGGTTGGGTCGGTTCCAACAAGGCTTGGTCTCACCTCGAAATGGTGGCGATGATCCTCGCGGCTCTTTCCACTCCACTGGTTCTTTCGGTTCACACGATCGTATCCTTCGACTTCGCGGTTTCGATCCTTCCCGGATGGCACACCACGATTTTCCCTCCTTACTTTGTGGCAGGGGCGATTTTCTCGGGGTTCGCAATGGTCGTAACTCTGATGGTGATCGCGAGAGAAGTGTTTAATCTGAAAGATTATATCACCATGAAACACTTGGAGAACATGAACAAGGTCATCATGGTGACCGGTTTGATCGTAGGTCTTGCTTACTCCACCGAGTTTTTTATGGCTTGGTATTCCGGTAACGAATACGAAGGGTTTACTTTCGTAAACAGAGCCTTCGGTCCTTACGGCTGGGCTTACTTCATCATGTTTAGCTGTAACGTGTTTTCTCCGCAGGTATTCTGGTGGAAAAAACTCAGAACCAATATCCCGGTTATGTTCGTGATTTCGATCATCGTAAACATCGGTATGTGGTTCGAAAGATACGTGATCGTTATGACGACTCACGCGGACTTCCTTCCTTCCAGCTGGGATATGTATATCCCAACCGTTTACGACTTCATGATGCTCATCGGAACGTTCGGAATCTTCTTCACGTTGTTCCTTCTGTTCTGTAGAATCATGCCGGTTATCGCGGTCGCGGAAGTTAAAACCGTTATGCCTCACAAAGACGGAGGACACCACTGA
- a CDS encoding DUF3341 domain-containing protein — protein sequence MYKPHKEQFHTFEETSSGVFGLFDSPAEIISAAEKTKEKNYTDFDCFTPYPVHGLDDAMGVPRSGLPWVTFFMGLFGCTVGFGMQYLTHKFDWPINISGKNLNAWFAYIPITFEFTVFMAGVGTAAAMFFLTRLPKINRRVLHPDITTDKFALWIPSSSKGYKEDEVVNFIKGLGGKNVEVVK from the coding sequence ATGTATAAACCTCATAAAGAACAATTTCATACGTTCGAAGAAACAAGCTCGGGAGTATTCGGGCTTTTCGACAGCCCCGCGGAGATCATCTCTGCGGCGGAAAAAACCAAAGAGAAGAATTATACGGACTTCGATTGTTTCACTCCGTATCCGGTTCACGGTTTGGACGACGCGATGGGAGTTCCCCGTTCCGGTCTTCCTTGGGTGACGTTCTTCATGGGTCTTTTCGGATGCACCGTAGGTTTCGGAATGCAGTATCTGACCCACAAGTTCGATTGGCCCATCAACATCTCCGGTAAAAACCTGAACGCATGGTTCGCGTATATTCCGATTACGTTCGAATTCACCGTGTTTATGGCCGGTGTGGGAACCGCGGCGGCGATGTTCTTTTTAACCAGACTTCCGAAAATCAATCGGAGAGTTTTGCATCCGGACATCACTACGGACAAGTTCGCACTCTGGATTCCATCCTCTTCCAAAGGTTATAAGGAAGACGAGGTCGTGAACTTCATCAAGGGTCTCGGCGGAAAGAACGTCGAGGTTGTGAAATAG
- a CDS encoding c-type cytochrome has product MKYYKSLIFLLAAVLFWNCESKTPPLEYFPDMADSPAREAQEEDPIAHDGAASRIPPKGAVPVNYYPYEYLGLDVTQLPNKGLSNPFKNDLANLQKGEAKYQTYCSPCHGVRGAGNGTIVGPAPRIGFPVPAVISPKIQGYSDGQIYHVMTAGWGRMKSYAAQVSPEDRWKIVLYVRKLQEYENRTKKDVARN; this is encoded by the coding sequence ATGAAATATTACAAATCTCTAATTTTCCTTTTGGCCGCTGTTCTATTCTGGAACTGCGAGTCCAAAACGCCTCCTCTGGAATACTTTCCGGATATGGCGGATTCTCCGGCGAGAGAAGCTCAGGAAGAGGACCCGATCGCACACGACGGAGCGGCTTCCAGAATTCCTCCGAAAGGAGCGGTTCCGGTGAATTATTATCCATACGAGTATCTCGGATTGGATGTAACACAATTACCGAATAAAGGACTTTCTAATCCTTTTAAAAACGATTTGGCCAATCTCCAAAAGGGAGAGGCTAAATATCAAACGTATTGTTCCCCTTGCCACGGCGTAAGAGGGGCGGGGAATGGAACCATCGTTGGTCCGGCTCCAAGAATCGGTTTTCCGGTTCCTGCCGTGATTTCTCCTAAGATCCAAGGATATTCCGACGGACAGATCTATCACGTAATGACCGCGGGTTGGGGAAGAATGAAGAGCTACGCTGCTCAAGTTTCTCCCGAAGACCGCTGGAAGATCGTTCTCTACGTGAGAAAACTCCAGGAATACGAGAACAGAACAAAAAAAGACGTGGCTAGGAATTAA
- the lsa16 gene encoding E-cadherin-binding lipoprotein adhesin Lsa16: protein MKKNLKLTVLLTSMALLLGACSKLAQVTNHKNCDPSLVNASLEPTVPIFAEADATSAVKERIAPGSVVRVYDYRNHEANPKLFVRVKTEKTEGWINPRCLVVGQDPEKSVFTWGYRKDYVHFYNPEDHEHYPNGYEFPEYASLPKDKVPLAELAPELKK, encoded by the coding sequence ATGAAAAAGAATTTAAAACTGACCGTTCTTTTAACAAGTATGGCTCTTCTTTTGGGAGCCTGTTCGAAACTCGCGCAGGTTACCAATCATAAGAATTGCGATCCTTCCTTAGTGAACGCTTCTCTGGAACCTACGGTTCCTATTTTTGCGGAAGCGGATGCGACTTCCGCAGTTAAGGAAAGAATCGCTCCCGGTTCCGTGGTTCGAGTGTATGACTACAGAAACCACGAAGCGAATCCTAAACTTTTCGTTCGTGTTAAGACCGAAAAAACCGAAGGCTGGATCAATCCTCGTTGTTTAGTGGTGGGACAGGATCCTGAAAAATCCGTTTTCACTTGGGGATACCGGAAAGACTACGTTCACTTTTACAATCCTGAAGACCACGAGCATTATCCGAACGGATACGAATTCCCGGAATACGCTTCTCTTCCTAAGGATAAGGTTCCTTTGGCAGAACTTGCTCCGGAACTGAAAAAGTAA